The Nicotiana tomentosiformis chromosome 9, ASM39032v3, whole genome shotgun sequence genome contains the following window.
ttcatgttttgataatgtcCAGATTCCTTATAAATTTTGAGATATAAACTTTCAAAATCAGCTTTGCATatcagaaatttcgcacattgCTGTAAAACAAATCTGCAGTTAAAATTGATTCAAAACCACtcagaaactcacctgaggccctcgggacctcaacccaatacactaataaatcctaaaatattatatgaacttagttgaaacctcaatcacataaaacaatgctaaaaccacgaatcatacctcaattcaagcttgagaaacttaagaatttttaaattctacattcgatgttgaaacctaataattcaattccgattgacctcaaattttgtacacaagtcataaatgacataacagatctataaaaaatttcagaactggattccgactctgatatcaaaaagtcaactccccgatcatacttcccaaaaatttaactttcgtcatttcaagtaaaatttcactacggacttccaaaaaaaaattcggacacgcttctaagtccaaaatcaccatacgaagctattggaatcatcaaaacttcaatTCATGGTTGTTTACAAATAATTCACCATTCAGTcaattattttaacttaagcttccaaaacaagaattgttctttcagtTAAATCctaaatcatccgaaaatcaaacttgaccaccctcgcaaatTATAATATACATTTCAAagatgctcgagaccttaagccaccgaacgaaacgtaaattcttaaaatggcaagtcggatcgttacagataATGTCTTGCTTGCTCATGAATTGGTCAAGGCTTATTCAAGGAAGAACATTTCACCAAGATGTCTCATCAAGGTAGATATCCAAAAGGCTTATGACACAGTAGATTGGAGGTATCTACAGCAAATGCTAGAAGGATTGGGCTTCCCAAAAAATTCACTGAGTGGATTATGGAATGTGTGACAACTGTTAACTATACTATACTCATCAATGGAGAAACAACTAACCATTTGATGCAGCTAGAGGGCTGAGGCAATGGGACCCAATGTCCCCTTTTTTGTTTTCTATAGCAATGGAGTACTTGAGCAGAAATTTGAAGACTTTGAAGCAGGAAAAGACATTCCACTATCATCTCATGTGTTCAAGGCTGGATTTAAATCACTTGAGTTTTGCGGATGATCTCTTACTATTTGTAAGAGGAGATGCTACATCTGTAGCATTGCTACATGACAGATTCAACATTTTCTCAGCAGCATCATGTCTTAAAGCTAACCTAGCCAAAAGATCTATTTACTATGGAGGAGTCAGCCTAGAAGTGAAGCATGAGTTACAGCAAAAGCTAGGTTATAGTCAAGGATCCCTCCTTTTCAGATATCTGGGCATACAACTTGACACAAAGAAACTCTCAGTAATGCAATAGCATCCACTCATTGACAAAATAGTGGCTAGAATATCCTCTTGGACAGCAAAGAAGCTCTCATATGCAGGCAGAATCCAATTGGTGCAGCATGTAATCTTTGGTATTCAAGCTTATTGGGCACAAATCTTCGTCATACCAGCTAAAGTTGTTAAAGCAATAGAGGCCTACTGCAGAAGCTATGTGTGGTCGGGGGAGAATATAATCACTAAAAACGCTTTAGTGGCATGGGACAAAATGTGTATACCTAGAGCAATAGGGGGACGTAACTTGATCAACTTGGCATTATGGAATAAGGCAGCAATCACAAAAACATGATGGGAATTGGCAAACAAGAAAGATAAGTTGTGGATCAAACGGATTCATAGCTACTACATCAAGGATCAAATCTTTGTCATCATGGAAGCACCAAAACAGGCATCTTGGATGGTAAGGAAAATATTTGGATCAAGAGGTAATCTGGATGGCATCAGCAATAGCCAAGCTAATCAAAGGACGGTAATCAAGCAGGTTTACCTGCAACTGTTAGGAGAGCTGCCTAAAGTCCCATAGAAAGGTTTAATGTATCAGAATCAAGCACGACCAAAAGCAACCTTCACAATGTGGCTACAAATACAGGGAAGACTGCTCACTGCTGACAGATTGAAGAACTGGGGATTACAAGTGGATGATACATGTTGCTTTTGCAATCAAGCACCAGAAACAAGGGATCACATCTTTGCAGAACGTGCATATAGTAGAAATATATGGTACAGAATCATGAAATGGTTACAGGTGCATCAACCATTTACAACATCATGGTCTGAATGGCAGAACTGGATTGTAAAGAAAACAAAGGGGCGATCTCAACTGGCTAGGATACTCAAACTAGTATTTGCAGAATATACACATACGGTGTGGAATGAGAGAAATACAAGGATATTTGAGAAGAAAGCAATAACACATGATGTTCTTGCAAGGAGAGTGGTATGCATGTGCAACATTAGAGCTGAGGGTTATACTCGTGTCTTTTTAACAAAATATAAATACTGAGTAGTTAGCTTGAGAGAGAAATGTACAAAAGAGATTATGAGGTAGGGAAGATATAGAGAGAGTTGTTTTCCAGTAAGGAAATAGGTCGAGGTGACCTACtgctttataaatatttactttgGTGGTTAATATAAAGatttaattaccaaaaaataaTTAGTTGACGGAGTCAGGATTTCAACCTTATGAGTTCTGAATTTTAGAATGACTTCAAGAGTTAGTGACtgggttctaaatttaatatttctACCTATTTAATGAATTCTAAACATCAAATATACTATTTGAGCAAAAGTTACTGGGTATGATATAAATTTACTTGGCAATTCTTCTGGTGATTTCACAGCTTCAAAGAAGCTCCAAGAAGCATCAAACATGCGCGAGGAGACCCGTGAAGCAATTCTTAAATCGCAATCAGTACCTCTCGATGCGACCTCACACAAAGCAATAAAAAAAGGATATTGAAGAGAACGAAActcatatatattattataatattttcttTTCCTAGAAAATATTCGAAATAACTTGCTATAGATGCCAACTATATtatcaaaaaataagaaaaagggtATATGGAATGATGTGGCACTTTTCTCTTACTTGCTGCAATTGCTTAAGCGCAAGAAGTCGGTGCACAAAGGGAAGGGCATGATAGAAATTTACTCGACAATTCATCTGGTGACTTCACAGTTCGAAAGAAGCTCCAAGAAGTATCAAACATGTCCGATGAGATCCTTGAAGTAATTCTTAAATAGCAAGCAACACCTCTCGATGCGACCTCACACAAAGCAATAAAATAGAATGTCGAAGAGAATGAAATGCATATATGttattatagtattttcttattttcctAGAAAATACTCGAAACAAGCTGCTACAGAAGTCAACTCTATTATCGAAGAAATAAGAAAAGGGCTACCAAATATTCCATAATGGTTAAAAAGAGTGCCCCTCACCCTTCTTCATTAGATTAGTGACATAAGCCATTGACCTTCTCACCTATTATTGCATTTTCTATATATATCTATTCTCtcacaattaaatttatatagaTATTTTTATAGTATTTCACATACACCACACAAATGGATAATTTTTCCAATCAAATTTTGATATTGTTCTTTTGGTCATTTCCCACATTACAATTTCTTGAAATGTCTTTTATCATTCATGCATTAATAAACTTGCCCTAAatgctttttctttattttttgtagACGAAAGTGCATTAGAGTGCAATAGAATCACTATGTATATTATCTTCGTTTTGTCATTCTAAACATTATCCAAATTTCAAGAAATTTCAATCATTTGTTCTCAAGTTTCTCTAgaatttttcttggtttttactAGATATCGGTTTAGTTTATTTTTGCGAGTAgaataaaaatatgataaaaacgtattttattttttagttatATGTATCTtaaaattaacaaaaataaatgcttaaatataattaaaaccgACTAgagttcaaaaattcaacttgaaTCTTAACTTTGTATCTTGTATACAACTATAAATTACATTGAAATGAAAGCAAAATGATGTACATTTTTATCTCGAGGTCGAAAATTAATAATTCAAATTTAGATCTGAAAATTTTCAAATGTTGCAAGGTTGTGTGGGGAGCAGTTTCATATTATAACCTCTTAATGAAAGTAttttgtatttaaattatatacaCCGAACCGTAGAATAAATTTTACACTAATAATGTACATAATTTAACATCTATAATATATAGCATGTTCATCATCATTTTTATCTGGTTACTTATTAATGTTTATCGTAGAGATTTATCCATAATTACCTTATAATTGATCTAATTGTATAAAAAATATTCGTACCGTCAATGCATAAaacttaaatttatttttatatccaCTATACCTGATATTCTCGACAAGTTAAATATGGTTGTTAATTAGTTAATTACCTTTTACTAAAGGATTTATTTTCTCCTAATGTGTTTGCAGATTCATGTTCTAACAAGGGAAATGGTGCATACTGGAATGTTATTGCTAAAATATCTACCAATATCTTTGGTAGATACTCTGATTGCAAAGTGTGCTAAGATAAGATTTGGAAATTTGGCAGAATTGGGAATACCTCAACCAGAAGAAGGCCCATTTTATATCAAAATATCAAAAGGTAGATCTCCAGTAATTGATGTTGGTGCAATTGACAAGATTAAACTTGGAGAGATTAAGGTAAGAATACTAATTTTTCATTCAATTTTGTACAAATATTATGTGAAAAACATGTGGCTTGCAAATGATTTGACCACGCGCAGAGTATTGGTCTAGTGATAAGCGCGCAACTCGTGATGTGTTGATTAGGCAAACATCATGAGTTCAAACTCTGCTTTAGGTAAAAGTCGGGTATTAAAGTGAAGAAGGATAGAGAGACATGTCCATTATCCAACGAGTTTTGAATTGTGCATCACTAGCCCCAGCAACGGAGCTAGAAGCCCGTGTACCATTTCGActgaacccagtaacttttgctCAAACAGTATAATTGTGTTAAAAAAATCATtaactatataaaatatataaattagaACTCAGTTATTAGTACTTAAAAGTCGTCGTTCTAAAATTCAGAACCCATAAAGTTAAAATCCAGGCTCCGCCTCTGACTAGCCCTTGAAAATTTCTTGGTTATTAAAAAAACAGATGGCTTGATTTACCTTTTGAAAACATGAAGCTTACCATTAGCTAACTATAGTTTAGGATTTAACTAATAATACTACAGTGTAAGTAATTTTTACGCTATAAGTAAAATTTAACATATTGCAGCTAGCGGgtatatgtaattattttttaggTGACTTAATAGTATAAAATTCTTTTACTGTCAATATATAGAAGTTAAATTCGTTTAGTTTATTGatttaatttgataattttttatgCAAACACTTGATTGGCAAGCTAGTTTTTGTGAAATCATTTTTGGTGAATGTTTAGGTACTTCCTGGAATATCAAAAATAAAGGAACATACAGTAGAATTTGACAATGGGGAAGAACATCAATTTGATGCAATAATTTTTGCTACTGGATATAAGAATGCAGCTACCAAATGGCTAAAGGTACGTGTTATAAATTGTCGAGACAATTATTAAAATTTACCCATAGAAAAAACAGTTGTTAAAAAAGTTTTGTTCTTTGTCTTAATTGTTCTATGGTTTTTCTATATGTTTGAGTCTTGAATATTGATAGTATAAAAAGTCTTTATACAGTTGGTAGATATAAGTTAACTCCATTTTAAGGATAGTCTCTATTAGGCAAGTGGAACATATTGTAACAAATAACTTATCTTATTTTCTAGAGTTACTAATTTCACTTTTCTCGATGATACATTTATCTTAGGTTATCTCGTAGTATAAATTTTGTATACTTTCAGTATGGAGAGGTTAAATTTATCATAAATGCTTGTTccactttttaaaaaatttaaattcacaTAATATATTGATCTCTTCTACTTAAATGGAAAGAAATTCGACTGATCTCACATTAGTAGATGTATTGTGTAAGAGTAAGTTCTCCAAATACAGTTTAATTTATTCAACATCTTTGCTTTAGAGCAAACATGAATATATGTGTTCGCGCGCACATAAAAGTCGCATTTTTCTCATTCACTTAATACTTTTATAGATTTAACTTATATTTACATAAATGAAACTTTACACTATCAGTGTTGTAGAAAGTTATTTTCCTCATTTTTCAGGTTACTAGTTTCACTTATTAGAAGTAATTATGACTTTAACTTACATTGTCATTGTATAGAAGTTAAGCCctatttttatttaatatttttcttctaaaatttgtgaaatattcttGTGCAGGATCATAGCTCCATTTTCCTTGATGATGGAACATTGATAAATGAATTTCCAAACCATTGGAAAGGAGAGAATGGGCTTTACTGTGCAGGTTTTTCAAAAAGAGGGCTATTTGGCATATCAATGGATGCCAAATCTATAGTAGATAATATAAACATTGTTATAGGAAAGAAAATCTAGAGACCCTTTTTGTTGTTATGTCAAACTATGTTGGAGATCATTTACTTAATTCAGCTAGTACTTAAAACTTGGTTTATTTTAGTCTGTTTTTGTTGGATTCTAGCTTCTATTATAAAATAAATGTGATGGAATTTACTTATTGGTGATTTCTGTTggtcaatttccatattttttATAATGGTAACGTCTAAGCCAGCTTGCATGCACCTTTACTTGCTATCTCCTATGTATCGGGTAACTCTTGCCATCAAGCTGGCATAGGCAAATGGAAAGAAATCATCTAACGATTACGTTATAGTTGTTACACTTCCACTCCTTGATGTTCATTAGGTACACAGAATTAATGTACATTGAGCAGTTAATACTCCATTTTGTTAGGTCATTGCCTGTACAAAAATGTCCTAACAAAACAAGTACAAAGCAAGAGGATAACAAGGGGAAGCTAGCTCATACAAGATACTCCTAAGTCCTAGCAAGAATGTAAAAGTTGATGGGCAGATGATACTTCTGGCGTATGAACGAGGACAAATCAAAGAAGTTGGTATGAATGATAACCAGGCAAAGCTAGCTAGCTATTCACCCAACCAGAAGTCAAATCCGTCGAATCAAATGGTTCATCGTCTTCCTCCCCAACCTCGTGTATGTGTGTTTGACCTCTTAGCCTTAGGTGCACACTTATTGTTGTTCTTTCTTGCGAACCAACGTTTTGTGTCTGATTTTCTCAACCATTGAGCAGAAGAAGTTCCTCCTGTGGTTTCTTCTGATCTTTTTCTTTTTGTCCAGAGAGAGTCAGGTTGTACACCGTCCTCCTTTGACAGTCCCCAACTCACTGAAGATAATCCTTCCCAACCTTCAGTAGACCATTTCCTCTTGGTTGTGATAGGTTTAGAAGCTAATCCTTCCCAACCCTCGGTAGACCATTTCCTCTTGGTCGTGATAGGTTTAGAAGCTAATCCTTCCCAACCCTCGGTAGACCATTTCCTCTTGGTCGTGATAGATTCAGAAGCTAATCCTTCCCAACCTTCGCTAGACCATTTCTTTTTAGCCGTGATAGGTTCAGAAGGTAATTCTTTCCAACCTTCGGTAGACCATTTTCTTTTAGTCGTGATAGGTTTAGAAGCTAATCCTTCCCAACCTTCGGTTGACCATTTCTTCTTGGTCGTGATAGGTTCAGAAGCTAATCCTTCCCAACCTTCGGTTGACCATTTCTTCTTGGTCGTGATAGGTTCAGAAGCTAATCCTTCCCAACCTTCGCTAGACCATTTCCTTTTCGTCGTGATAGGTTCAGAAGGTATAGCCCCCTGACTTTCTTTCTGGCCTTCTGTACTTTGATCCTCCTTATTCATGATATCTCTACAAGGAAGTGCAATGCTATTTCCATTTTCTTCAATGTTACTTGTCTGAGAATCCACTTGAAAGGGAGTAGCAGCATGGCGGAATAATTGATATCTTAACGCTGGTAATTCGACAAGGCCATCCATATAAGCAGAGATGTATTCGCTAGTACGCTGGATACACTTGTATATCTGCTTTACTTCTCCTTTCCCAACAGCCCTTGCGACATTTTGAGATTGATCTGTGAAATCCTCAACCTGTGAAGATCAATATCAGCCATTAATTCAGCGCCTCAAAGATTGCTAAGCAGAAAGGAATTTAATAATCGAAATATAACTACACTGATGCAGCAAACTTTAGAATCCCATGTTTTAGATAGCCAAGATGCTTCATAGGTGCTTGCACATAGTCCTTTGTCCCATAGTTTCTCGACCGATAATAACTGCAACGAAAAGAAACAATACTTGGCACACTTCAAGATAAAGCCAGATTTACTAAAATTAACTATACCTTGATTATTAAAGTAACTAGCAGCTCAGCCACTGACTCTTTGTTGCTCTTCCCATAGTTCACAAACTTATTCAACGACTTTTCCACTGAATCAGGATCAGAGCCATCTACAACATTCCCAAGCCAAGAAATAATACCAAGCTACTCAAAACCAAAAATctcatgaaaaaaaaaaatagcgcATTTAGAAGCATCATTTAGAATCTACTTGAGTAAAATATCTCAACAATGTTTTTCTTGAAATTTAGAATCTAGTCTATTGAGATGGTTTAAATTCCTCACTATCTATAGCAGACTGAAAGGATATAAGGATTTCCTATTTGACCCTCATTCTTGGGAATTTTGCTTTGGGAATTCTGTTTTACTAATAAAGTACTTCACTGCATCGTGTATCGAATACCGATACTGAAATTAGTAAATACCTATCAAGCTGCATTTGAAAACTGAACAAGTAAAGATTCAGAGCATTACCTTTTAATATGGCAGAAAATGGCGGTAGTATTGGAGGATTTCGTGTCTGCAAAGTTCATTCATTAGATGGAGAATTTCATATGAGCCCAAATGAGAAAAACAACAGATTGTTAACTAAACAACTACATGACTAGCACTCTAGGAAGGAATGAGATATCTACACATACTTTTCAGCGCACATAAAGTTCCTTTCAGAAAAAGTAAAACAAACAAAAAGGCAATGCTTTCAAAATAGATGTCCTCCTCGAATTTAAATCAAAAGGCATAATTCTTAACTAGGCAGCACTCCGCAGCAGAAACATTAAAGTTAATCTGAATAagctaagagcccgtttggattggcttattTTAAGTGTTTTTAAGCCAAAAATAACTTTTAAGCCATTTTGTAGTGTTTGGATAGAGTAAAAACGTGCTTTTAAGCACTTGTTTTTAAgctaaaatgacaaaaacaaGACAAAAGCCAAAAGCTAGAATTCCTAACTTATGGCTTAAAAGCTATTTTGGCTTAAAAGTAACTTAAAATAAGcccatccaaacgggctctaaggtTATGAGGAAAAGAAATTGAGAAGAAGTTAAATAAGCTATTGGCTTCCTATAAAGTATAGActtttacatttttctttttctatgaattgacaaaaaaaaaaaggtaaaatccAGCAGCAAAGAAGTTTACAAGAGCAACACCAATTGTACAAGAGGTTGCCTAAATTTGGCGTTGAAAGCACACTTTTAAATTTGGGAATTTTATTGTGCTTGGAGTAGCTTTCATATAAGGTATTGTATCCCATAGCATTGGAAATTTCTAGAATGAAGATTCCTATTGGAATACAGGAAGCTAAAGGTAACATAATCATGAAAGAGCATTCAATAAGTTGAAAAACCACAGCAGACTAGAATCAAATAATATGATTTCACCGTAGAGTAAACTGTGTATGGTTATGTAAACTATTAGTTCACCAGTAGCTCCTAGGCTCAGACTGATTAACCACAGTGACAAAACATTCAACTGAAGGCAAAATTCATATTGACTCAAAGTAAT
Protein-coding sequences here:
- the LOC104109311 gene encoding protein HESO1-like isoform X3; amino-acid sequence: MSKVYRVKVLRKRVERAERKRMQNYKVHPERLSSLEELLNEIYTICRPKTSDYEVRRDLVSVFNEIAKDIYGRSGNIPVVEEFGSFVMDLFHSKSDLDLSVNFDNSSVKVSHEKKIQTLRKFARKLYALQRDGHVSGVHPITAAKVPILKVVDCGTKIECDISVENRDGVSKSKIIHMICSLDERFQKLSFLMKAWAKAQNINSSRDKTLNSLSIILLVAFHLQTRNPPILPPFSAILKDGSDPDSVEKSLNKFVNYGKSNKESVAELLVTLIIKLLSVEKLWDKGLCASTYEASWLSKTWDSKVCCISVVEDFTDQSQNVARAVGKGEVKQIYKCIQRTSEYISAYMDGLVELPALRYQLFRHAATPFQVDSQTSNIEENGNSIALPCRDIMNKEDQSTEGQKESQGAIPSEPITTKRKWSSEGWEGLASEPITTKKKWSTEGWEGLASEPITTKKKWSTEGWEGLASKPITTKRKWSTEGWKELPSEPITAKKKWSSEGWEGLASESITTKRKWSTEGWEGLASKPITTKRKWSTEGWEGLASKPITTKRKWSTEGWEGLSSVSWGLSKEDGVQPDSLWTKRKRSEETTGGTSSAQWLRKSDTKRWFARKNNNKCAPKAKRSNTHTRGWGGRR
- the LOC104109311 gene encoding protein HESO1-like isoform X4 yields the protein MSKVYRVKVLRKRVERAERKRMQNYKVHPERLSSLEELLNEIYTICRPKTSDYEVRRDLVSVFNEIAKDIYGRSGNIPVVEEFGSFVMDLFHSKSDLDLSVNFDNSSVKVSHEKKIQTLRKFARKLYALQRDGHVSGVHPITAAKVPILKVVDCGTKIECDISVENRDGVSKSKIIHMICSLDERFQKLSFLMKAWAKAQNINSSRDKTLNSLSIILLVAFHLQTRNPPILPPFSAILKDGSDPDSVEKSLNKFVNYGKSNKESVAELLVTLIIKLLSVEKLWDKGLCASTYEASWLSKTWDSKVCCISVEDFTDQSQNVARAVGKGEVKQIYKCIQRTSEYISAYMDGLVELPALRYQLFRHAATPFQVDSQTSNIEENGNSIALPCRDIMNKEDQSTEGQKESQGAIPSEPITTKRKWSSEGWEGLASEPITTKKKWSTEGWEGLASEPITTKKKWSTEGWEGLASKPITTKRKWSTEGWKELPSEPITAKKKWSSEGWEGLASESITTKRKWSTEGWEGLASKPITTKRKWSTEGWEGLASKPITTKRKWSTEGWEGLSSVSWGLSKEDGVQPDSLWTKRKRSEETTGGTSSAQWLRKSDTKRWFARKNNNKCAPKAKRSNTHTRGWGGRR
- the LOC104109311 gene encoding protein HESO1-like isoform X2, with the protein product MSKVYRVKVLRKRVERAERKRMQNYKVHPERLSSLEELLNEIYTICRPKTSDYEVRRDLVSVFNEIAKDIYVLFSGRSGNIPVVEEFGSFVMDLFHSKSDLDLSVNFDNSSVKVSHEKKIQTLRKFARKLYALQRDGHVSGVHPITAAKVPILKVVDCGTKIECDISVENRDGVSKSKIIHMICSLDERFQKLSFLMKAWAKAQNINSSRDKTLNSLSIILLVAFHLQTRNPPILPPFSAILKDGSDPDSVEKSLNKFVNYGKSNKESVAELLVTLIIKLLSVEKLWDKGLCASTYEASWLSKTWDSKVCCISVEDFTDQSQNVARAVGKGEVKQIYKCIQRTSEYISAYMDGLVELPALRYQLFRHAATPFQVDSQTSNIEENGNSIALPCRDIMNKEDQSTEGQKESQGAIPSEPITTKRKWSSEGWEGLASEPITTKKKWSTEGWEGLASEPITTKKKWSTEGWEGLASKPITTKRKWSTEGWKELPSEPITAKKKWSSEGWEGLASESITTKRKWSTEGWEGLASKPITTKRKWSTEGWEGLASKPITTKRKWSTEGWEGLSSVSWGLSKEDGVQPDSLWTKRKRSEETTGGTSSAQWLRKSDTKRWFARKNNNKCAPKAKRSNTHTRGWGGRR
- the LOC104109311 gene encoding protein HESO1-like isoform X1 codes for the protein MSKVYRVKVLRKRVERAERKRMQNYKVHPERLSSLEELLNEIYTICRPKTSDYEVRRDLVSVFNEIAKDIYVLFSGRSGNIPVVEEFGSFVMDLFHSKSDLDLSVNFDNSSVKVSHEKKIQTLRKFARKLYALQRDGHVSGVHPITAAKVPILKVVDCGTKIECDISVENRDGVSKSKIIHMICSLDERFQKLSFLMKAWAKAQNINSSRDKTLNSLSIILLVAFHLQTRNPPILPPFSAILKDGSDPDSVEKSLNKFVNYGKSNKESVAELLVTLIIKLLSVEKLWDKGLCASTYEASWLSKTWDSKVCCISVVEDFTDQSQNVARAVGKGEVKQIYKCIQRTSEYISAYMDGLVELPALRYQLFRHAATPFQVDSQTSNIEENGNSIALPCRDIMNKEDQSTEGQKESQGAIPSEPITTKRKWSSEGWEGLASEPITTKKKWSTEGWEGLASEPITTKKKWSTEGWEGLASKPITTKRKWSTEGWKELPSEPITAKKKWSSEGWEGLASESITTKRKWSTEGWEGLASKPITTKRKWSTEGWEGLASKPITTKRKWSTEGWEGLSSVSWGLSKEDGVQPDSLWTKRKRSEETTGGTSSAQWLRKSDTKRWFARKNNNKCAPKAKRSNTHTRGWGGRR
- the LOC104109311 gene encoding protein HESO1-like isoform X5, whose amino-acid sequence is MSKVYRVKVLRKRVERAERKRMQNYKVHPERLSSLEELLNEIYTICRPKTSDYEVRRDLVSVFNEIAKDIYVLFSGRSGNIPVVEEFGSFVMDLFHSKSDLDLSVNFDNSSVKVSHEKKIQTLRKFARKLYALQRDGHVSGVHPITAAKVPILKVVDCGTKIECDISVENRDGVSKSKIIHMICSLDERFQKLSFLMKAWAKAQNINSSRDKTLNSLSIILLVAFHLQTRNPPILPPFSAILKDGSDPDSVEKSLNKFVNYGKSNKESVAELLVTLIIKVEDFTDQSQNVARAVGKGEVKQIYKCIQRTSEYISAYMDGLVELPALRYQLFRHAATPFQVDSQTSNIEENGNSIALPCRDIMNKEDQSTEGQKESQGAIPSEPITTKRKWSSEGWEGLASEPITTKKKWSTEGWEGLASEPITTKKKWSTEGWEGLASKPITTKRKWSTEGWKELPSEPITAKKKWSSEGWEGLASESITTKRKWSTEGWEGLASKPITTKRKWSTEGWEGLASKPITTKRKWSTEGWEGLSSVSWGLSKEDGVQPDSLWTKRKRSEETTGGTSSAQWLRKSDTKRWFARKNNNKCAPKAKRSNTHTRGWGGRR